From Cellulomonas fimi ATCC 484, a single genomic window includes:
- a CDS encoding MraY family glycosyltransferase, with amino-acid sequence MRVYLLVLLVAAAVTYLMTPLARWCALRWGAITAVRDRDVHAIPTPRLGGLAMYLGILVALLLAGTAPFLDRVYANPRPIIGILGGAALVCALGVADDIWDLDWLTKLLGQVLAAGFLAWQGVQLYQLPVSGVVLGSTRMWMFLTILTVVVAMNAVNFVDGLDGLAAGVLAIGGAAFFFYSYRLVVASSSDDYASLATLVLAALVGACLGFLPHNVYPARIFMGDSGSMVLGFVMSAAAVVVTGQIDPEALPRQQFPAFLPMLLPFAVMLVPLLDMALAVVRRVGAGKSPFHPDRMHLHHRMLALGHSHRRSVGIMYIWTAVFAFGVASLVIWSTTAVLVTVGVGVLVATVLTLGPLRGRATTPPLEAP; translated from the coding sequence GTGAGGGTCTACCTGCTCGTCCTGCTCGTCGCCGCCGCGGTCACCTACCTCATGACGCCGCTCGCCCGCTGGTGCGCGCTGCGCTGGGGGGCGATCACGGCGGTGCGCGACCGTGACGTGCACGCGATCCCGACGCCGCGGCTCGGCGGCCTCGCGATGTACCTGGGCATCCTCGTCGCGCTGCTCCTGGCGGGCACCGCGCCGTTCCTCGACCGCGTGTACGCCAACCCGCGCCCGATCATCGGCATCCTCGGCGGCGCCGCGCTCGTGTGCGCCCTGGGCGTCGCCGACGACATCTGGGACCTCGACTGGCTCACGAAGCTGCTCGGCCAGGTGCTCGCGGCCGGGTTCCTCGCGTGGCAGGGCGTGCAGCTCTACCAGCTCCCCGTCAGCGGCGTCGTGCTCGGCTCCACCCGGATGTGGATGTTCCTCACGATCCTCACCGTCGTCGTCGCGATGAACGCGGTGAACTTCGTCGACGGCCTGGACGGGCTCGCCGCCGGCGTGCTCGCGATCGGCGGCGCCGCCTTCTTCTTCTACTCCTACCGGCTCGTGGTGGCCTCGAGCAGCGACGACTACGCGAGCCTGGCGACCCTCGTGCTCGCCGCCCTGGTCGGCGCGTGCCTCGGGTTCCTGCCGCACAACGTCTACCCCGCGCGCATCTTCATGGGGGACTCCGGCTCGATGGTGCTCGGGTTCGTCATGTCCGCCGCGGCCGTGGTGGTCACCGGCCAGATCGACCCCGAGGCGCTGCCGCGCCAGCAGTTCCCGGCGTTCCTGCCGATGCTGCTGCCGTTCGCGGTCATGCTCGTGCCGCTGCTCGACATGGCGCTCGCCGTGGTCCGCCGTGTCGGGGCGGGCAAGTCGCCCTTCCACCCGGACCGGATGCACCTGCACCACCGGATGCTCGCGCTCGGGCACTCGCACCGCCGCTCGGTGGGGATCATGTACATCTGGACGGCGGTGTTCGCGTTCGGTGTCGCCTCGCTGGTGATCTGGTCGACGACCGCCGTCCTCGTCACGGTCGGCGTCGGCGTCCTCGTCGCGACCGTCCTGACCCTCGGCCCGCTGCGCGGGCGCGCCACCACCCCGCCCCTGGAGGCCCCGTGA
- the thrB gene encoding homoserine kinase, which produces MRLGADHVRVRVPATSANLGPGFDALGVALTLHDEVEVRALGTSGVTVEVTGEGAGEVPDDESHLVVQALRTALDHVGAPQTGLHLTCRNAIPHGRGLGSSAAAVVAGIVAARALVADPAALDDATALALATAMEGHPDNAAPALLGGATVAWTDARTGAVDAVRVAVHDDVVPVAVVPATHLSTKAARGVLPATVPHGDAAFQAGRAALLVEALGRRPDLLLAATEDRLHQEYRRSVMRDSLALVDVLRAAGVAAVVSGAGPTVLALARRVHDGHGAGGATGTGAPATDADEVLRAAFGGVMGGWRVVRLAVDLDGARSERLPATAARSIG; this is translated from the coding sequence ATGCGGCTGGGGGCGGACCACGTCCGCGTCCGCGTCCCCGCGACGAGCGCGAACCTCGGCCCGGGGTTCGACGCGCTGGGCGTCGCGCTGACGCTGCACGACGAGGTCGAGGTGCGGGCGCTCGGGACGTCGGGCGTGACCGTCGAGGTCACGGGCGAGGGCGCCGGCGAGGTGCCGGACGACGAGAGCCACCTGGTCGTGCAGGCGCTGCGCACCGCGCTCGACCACGTCGGCGCGCCGCAGACGGGCCTGCACCTGACGTGCCGCAACGCGATCCCGCACGGCCGTGGCCTCGGCTCGTCGGCCGCTGCGGTCGTCGCCGGGATCGTCGCGGCCCGCGCGCTCGTCGCGGACCCCGCGGCGCTCGACGACGCCACGGCCCTGGCGCTCGCGACCGCGATGGAAGGGCACCCGGACAACGCGGCGCCCGCGCTGCTGGGCGGCGCGACCGTCGCGTGGACCGACGCCCGCACAGGGGCGGTCGACGCCGTGCGCGTCGCGGTGCACGACGACGTCGTGCCCGTGGCGGTCGTCCCTGCGACGCACCTGTCGACGAAGGCCGCGCGCGGCGTCCTGCCCGCGACCGTCCCGCACGGTGACGCCGCGTTCCAGGCCGGTCGCGCCGCGCTGCTCGTCGAGGCCCTGGGGCGCCGCCCCGACCTGCTGCTCGCGGCGACGGAGGACCGGCTGCACCAGGAGTACCGCCGCTCCGTCATGCGCGACTCGCTCGCCCTCGTGGACGTCCTGCGCGCGGCCGGCGTCGCGGCGGTGGTGTCCGGCGCCGGCCCGACGGTCCTCGCCCTCGCCCGGCGGGTGCACGACGGCCACGGTGCGGGGGGCGCCACGGGCACCGGCGCGCCGGCCACGGACGCGGACGAGGTGCTGCGCGCCGCGTTCGGCGGGGTGATGGGCGGCTGGCGCGTCGTGCGCCTGGCGGTGGACCTCGACGGAGCCCGCAGCGAGCGGCTCCCGGCGACGGCGGCCCGCTCGATCGGGTGA
- a CDS encoding L-threonylcarbamoyladenylate synthase — translation MSERIRSASDPSTWGPAIDEAVAAVSRGALVVLPTDTVYGIGADAFTPPAVQALLDAKGRGRQMPPPVLIPDVRTLDGLATDVPDAARALAEAFWPGGLTLIVHAQPSLAWDLGETNGTVALRVPDHPTALALLRRTGPMAVSSANRTGSPAAVTAQDAHAQLGDSVAVYLDAGDAPGQVASTIVDATGDVLRLVRAGALTLEQLAEVAPVEAPEEPPEPGP, via the coding sequence GTGAGCGAGCGCATCCGGTCCGCGTCCGATCCGAGCACCTGGGGTCCCGCGATCGACGAGGCGGTCGCCGCGGTCTCACGCGGCGCACTCGTCGTCCTGCCGACGGACACCGTCTACGGGATCGGGGCCGACGCGTTCACGCCCCCGGCGGTGCAGGCCCTGCTCGACGCGAAGGGTCGCGGCCGCCAGATGCCGCCGCCCGTGCTCATCCCCGACGTGCGCACCCTCGACGGGCTCGCGACCGACGTGCCCGACGCCGCGCGCGCCCTCGCCGAGGCGTTCTGGCCCGGCGGGCTGACGCTGATCGTGCACGCGCAGCCCTCGCTCGCGTGGGACCTGGGGGAGACGAACGGCACGGTCGCGCTGCGCGTCCCCGACCACCCGACGGCTCTCGCGCTGCTGCGCCGGACGGGTCCGATGGCGGTGTCGAGCGCGAACCGGACGGGGTCGCCCGCCGCGGTCACCGCGCAGGACGCGCACGCGCAGCTCGGCGACTCCGTCGCCGTCTACCTCGACGCGGGCGACGCGCCGGGCCAGGTGGCGTCCACGATCGTCGACGCCACCGGGGACGTCCTGCGCCTCGTGCGCGCGGGCGCCCTGACGCTCGAGCAGCTCGCCGAGGTCGCACCCGTCGAGGCGCCCGAGGAGCCGCCGGAGCCCGGCCCGTGA
- the rpmE gene encoding 50S ribosomal protein L31: MKSDIHPQYVVTEVTCTCGNTFVTRSTVTSGKIHADVCSACHPFYTGKQKILDTGGRVARFEARYGKKSAN, translated from the coding sequence GTGAAGTCTGACATCCACCCGCAGTACGTGGTCACCGAGGTCACGTGCACGTGCGGCAACACCTTCGTCACGCGCTCGACGGTGACGAGCGGCAAGATCCACGCCGACGTGTGCAGCGCCTGCCACCCGTTCTACACGGGCAAGCAGAAGATCCTCGACACCGGTGGCCGCGTGGCCCGGTTCGAGGCGCGCTACGGCAAGAAGTCGGCCAACTAG
- the rho gene encoding transcription termination factor Rho, with amino-acid sequence MTDTIDPAVTTTGGSARGGSITALRLPELQALASELGVKGTSKMRKGDLVEAITAARGAARTRALDEPRRAEAVAVADAAPVRERRRRAPQPAQEGAAPAAAEPSPAQPRVEAEPRAERAARTDREPRADREPRAEREPRADSEPRTDSEPRAGRESRTDREPRTEREPRAEREPRADREPRADREPRRDEEQRPRQDALAGLEAALDARLAPAEARDDRAARGDAQAERRSRRAGRGQGAPEEPRRGDEPVQRPQPEQAGRGQGAPAPQAEGVLDDDERGGRRRRSRDRYRDRDRKRGRGRSGQPEVAGLDEIEVTEDDVLLPVAGILDVLDSYAFVRTSGYLPGANDVYVSLSQVKKAGLRRGDAITGAVRQPREGEQAPQQGNRPSKFNALVRLDTVNGLSPEEARQRPEFTKLTPLYPQERLRLETEPTRLTPRVIDIVAPIGKGQRGLIVAPPKAGKTIIMQQIANAISANNPEVHLMVVLVDERPEEVTDMERTVRGEVIASTFDRPASDHTIVAELAIERAKRLVELGQDVVVLLDSLTRLSRAYNLAAPASGRILSGGVDASALYPPKKFFGAARNIENGGSLTILASALVETGSKMDEVIFEEFKGTGNMELRLSRSLADKRIFPAVDVNASGTRREEILMAQDELKIVYKLRRVMGALDQQQAIELLVGKLRETKSNVEFLLQVQKTTPGGTLGDAEVGRTV; translated from the coding sequence GTGACAGACACCATCGATCCCGCCGTGACGACGACCGGCGGGTCCGCCCGCGGCGGCTCGATCACCGCGCTGCGCCTGCCCGAGCTGCAGGCGCTTGCCTCCGAGCTGGGGGTCAAGGGCACCTCGAAGATGCGCAAGGGCGACCTGGTCGAGGCCATCACGGCCGCCCGGGGCGCCGCCCGCACGCGTGCGCTCGACGAGCCGCGCCGCGCCGAGGCCGTCGCCGTCGCGGACGCGGCGCCCGTGCGCGAGCGCCGCCGCCGTGCGCCGCAGCCCGCGCAGGAGGGCGCCGCGCCGGCCGCGGCCGAGCCTTCGCCGGCCCAGCCGCGCGTCGAGGCCGAGCCCCGTGCCGAGCGGGCGGCGCGCACCGACCGTGAGCCGCGCGCCGACCGTGAGCCGCGCGCCGAGCGTGAGCCGCGCGCCGACAGTGAGCCGCGCACCGACAGCGAGCCGCGCGCCGGGCGTGAGTCCCGCACCGACCGTGAGCCCCGCACGGAGCGTGAGCCGCGCGCCGAACGTGAGCCGCGTGCCGACCGTGAGCCGCGTGCCGACCGTGAGCCGCGCCGCGACGAGGAGCAGCGTCCCCGCCAGGACGCGCTCGCCGGCCTGGAGGCCGCTCTCGACGCGCGCCTCGCACCCGCCGAGGCGCGCGACGACCGCGCGGCTCGCGGCGACGCGCAGGCCGAACGGCGCTCGCGCCGCGCCGGCCGCGGGCAGGGCGCTCCCGAGGAGCCCCGTCGCGGCGACGAGCCCGTGCAGCGTCCGCAGCCCGAGCAGGCGGGCCGAGGCCAGGGCGCACCGGCGCCGCAGGCCGAGGGCGTCCTCGACGACGACGAGCGCGGCGGCCGCCGCCGTCGCTCCCGCGACCGTTACCGCGACCGGGACCGCAAGCGCGGCCGCGGTCGCAGCGGTCAGCCCGAGGTCGCGGGCCTCGACGAGATCGAGGTCACCGAGGACGACGTCCTGCTGCCCGTCGCGGGCATCCTCGACGTGCTCGACTCCTACGCGTTCGTCCGCACGTCGGGCTACCTGCCGGGTGCGAACGACGTGTACGTCTCGCTCAGCCAGGTGAAGAAGGCCGGGCTGCGCCGCGGCGACGCGATCACGGGCGCGGTCCGCCAGCCCCGTGAGGGCGAGCAGGCGCCGCAGCAGGGCAACCGGCCGAGCAAGTTCAACGCGCTCGTGCGGCTCGACACGGTCAACGGCCTGTCGCCCGAGGAGGCGCGGCAGCGTCCCGAGTTCACCAAGCTCACGCCCCTGTACCCGCAGGAGCGGCTGCGCCTGGAGACCGAGCCGACGCGCCTGACGCCGCGCGTCATCGACATCGTCGCGCCCATCGGCAAGGGTCAGCGCGGCCTCATCGTCGCGCCGCCCAAGGCGGGCAAGACGATCATCATGCAGCAGATCGCGAACGCGATCTCCGCGAACAACCCCGAGGTCCACCTCATGGTCGTGCTCGTCGACGAGCGCCCCGAGGAGGTCACGGACATGGAGCGGACGGTCCGCGGCGAGGTCATCGCCTCGACGTTCGACCGTCCCGCCTCGGACCACACGATCGTCGCGGAGCTCGCGATCGAGCGGGCCAAGCGCCTGGTCGAGCTGGGCCAGGACGTCGTCGTGCTGCTGGACTCGCTGACCCGCCTGTCGCGCGCCTACAACCTGGCCGCGCCCGCGTCGGGCCGCATCCTGTCCGGCGGTGTCGACGCCTCGGCGCTGTACCCGCCGAAGAAGTTCTTCGGTGCGGCCCGCAACATCGAGAACGGCGGGTCGCTCACCATCCTGGCGTCGGCGCTCGTCGAGACCGGCTCCAAGATGGACGAGGTCATCTTCGAGGAGTTCAAGGGCACCGGGAACATGGAGCTGCGGCTCTCGCGGTCCCTGGCGGACAAGCGCATCTTCCCGGCGGTCGACGTCAACGCGTCGGGCACGCGCCGCGAGGAGATCCTCATGGCGCAGGACGAGCTCAAGATCGTCTACAAGCTGCGCCGGGTCATGGGTGCGCTCGACCAGCAGCAGGCGATCGAGCTGCTCGTCGGCAAGCTCCGCGAGACGAAGTCCAACGTCGAGTTCCTGCTCCAGGTGCAGAAGACGACCCCGGGCGGCACGCTCGGCGACGCCGAGGTCGGCCGCACGGTCTGA
- the prmC gene encoding peptide chain release factor N(5)-glutamine methyltransferase encodes MSAPTLRALVEGATRVLDEAGVASPRVDATALAAHALGLDRLDLVLAPPVPEGFAATYADLVDRRRRREPLQHIVGRTTFRWLTLHVEPGVFVPRPETEVVAQVAVDEAARLVAAGTSPVVVDLCCGAGGLGLAVATEVPGSRVAAVDASPAAVALTRRNAADAGADVRVLPGDVRDTGLLADLAGRVDVVVSNPPYIPPDAEPVDPEVRDHDPDLALYGGGADGLDVPRAVLAAAVRLLRPGGLLVMEHAEVQDGAARDAAHATGGLVDVETRPDLTGRPRMLVARRSVPELVRSTRPDVGDSTP; translated from the coding sequence GTGAGCGCGCCGACGCTGCGTGCGCTCGTCGAGGGCGCGACGCGCGTGCTCGACGAGGCCGGGGTCGCGTCGCCACGGGTCGACGCGACGGCCCTCGCGGCGCACGCGCTCGGGCTCGACCGGCTGGACCTCGTCCTCGCGCCGCCCGTGCCGGAGGGCTTCGCCGCGACCTACGCCGACCTCGTGGACCGCCGACGTCGGCGCGAGCCGCTCCAGCACATCGTCGGACGCACGACGTTCCGCTGGCTGACGCTGCACGTCGAGCCCGGCGTGTTCGTGCCGCGCCCCGAGACGGAGGTCGTCGCGCAGGTCGCGGTCGACGAGGCGGCCCGGCTCGTCGCAGCCGGGACGTCGCCGGTCGTGGTCGACCTGTGCTGCGGGGCAGGCGGGCTCGGGCTCGCGGTCGCCACGGAGGTGCCCGGGTCCCGCGTCGCCGCGGTGGACGCGTCGCCCGCGGCGGTCGCGCTCACCCGCCGCAACGCGGCCGACGCCGGTGCGGACGTGCGCGTCCTGCCCGGCGACGTGCGCGACACGGGCCTGCTCGCGGACCTGGCGGGGCGCGTCGACGTCGTCGTCTCCAACCCGCCGTACATCCCGCCGGACGCCGAGCCGGTGGACCCCGAGGTGCGCGACCACGACCCGGACCTGGCCCTGTACGGAGGCGGTGCCGACGGGCTCGACGTGCCGCGTGCCGTGCTGGCCGCCGCGGTGCGGCTGCTGCGGCCGGGCGGGCTGCTCGTCATGGAGCACGCCGAGGTGCAGGACGGTGCCGCGCGCGACGCCGCCCACGCCACCGGGGGGCTCGTCGACGTCGAGACCCGGCCCGACCTGACCGGCCGGCCGCGGATGCTCGTGGCGCGCAGGAGCGTGCCCGAACTCGTCCGGTCCACCCGCCCGGACGTGGGAGACTCCACCCCGTGA
- the prfA gene encoding peptide chain release factor 1 → MSEAYAAAQPLLDEHAEIEARLADPAVHADAALARRLGRRYAELGRVAQAYRAWRAASDDAEAAAELAEVDEAFAAELPALQDVARTAEARLRDVLVPRDPDDARDVILEIKAGEGGEESALFAGDLLRMYTRYAERMGWQTQVLESTESDLGGFKDVHLSVKARGAVAPEDGVWAHLKYEGGVHRVQRVPVTESQGRIHTSAAGVLVLPEAEDEGEVDIDPNDLRIDVYRSSGPGGQSVNTTDSAVRITHLPTGIVVSMQNEKSQLQNREQAMRVLRARLLAARQEEAAAAASQARRSQVRTVDRSERIRTYNFPENRIADHRTGYKAYNLDAVLGGDLGPVVQSAIDADEAARLASAGER, encoded by the coding sequence ATGAGCGAGGCCTACGCCGCGGCGCAGCCGCTGCTCGACGAGCACGCCGAGATCGAGGCGCGCCTCGCCGACCCCGCCGTGCACGCCGACGCCGCCCTCGCCCGGCGGCTCGGCCGGCGGTACGCCGAGCTCGGGCGCGTCGCGCAGGCCTACCGGGCGTGGCGCGCGGCGAGCGACGACGCCGAGGCGGCCGCGGAGCTCGCGGAGGTCGACGAGGCGTTCGCGGCGGAGCTGCCCGCGCTGCAGGACGTCGCGCGCACGGCGGAGGCGCGGCTGCGCGACGTGCTCGTGCCGCGCGACCCGGACGACGCGCGCGACGTCATCCTCGAGATCAAGGCAGGGGAGGGCGGCGAGGAGTCGGCGCTGTTCGCGGGCGACCTGCTGCGCATGTACACGCGGTACGCCGAGCGCATGGGCTGGCAGACGCAGGTGCTCGAGTCCACCGAGTCCGACCTCGGCGGGTTCAAGGACGTGCACCTGTCCGTCAAGGCGCGCGGCGCCGTCGCGCCCGAGGACGGGGTCTGGGCGCACCTGAAGTACGAGGGCGGGGTGCACCGCGTCCAGCGCGTGCCGGTCACCGAGTCGCAGGGCCGGATCCACACGTCGGCCGCGGGCGTGCTCGTGCTCCCGGAGGCGGAGGACGAGGGCGAGGTCGACATCGACCCCAACGACCTGCGCATCGACGTGTACCGCTCGTCGGGGCCTGGCGGCCAGTCCGTCAACACGACCGACTCGGCCGTCCGCATCACGCACCTGCCGACGGGCATCGTCGTCTCGATGCAGAACGAGAAGTCGCAGCTGCAGAACCGCGAGCAGGCCATGCGCGTCCTGCGTGCCCGGCTCCTCGCCGCGCGCCAGGAGGAGGCCGCGGCCGCCGCGTCGCAGGCCCGCCGCTCGCAGGTGCGCACCGTGGACCGCTCGGAGCGGATCCGCACGTACAACTTCCCGGAGAACCGGATCGCCGACCACCGGACCGGCTACAAGGCGTACAACCTCGACGCCGTGCTCGGCGGCGACCTCGGCCCGGTCGTGCAGTCCGCGATCGACGCCGACGAGGCGGCCCGGCTCGCGTCCGCGGGGGAGCGGTGA
- the thrC gene encoding threonine synthase has product MAHQWRGVIAEYADRLPAHVQETVVTLGEGGTPLIPAPALSERSGADVYVKFEGMNPTGSFKDRGMTTAISASAARGAKAVVCASTGNTSASAAAYATRAGMVCAVLVPDGKIAMGKLSQAIAHGARLLQVDGNFDDCLVAARKLAEAYPVDLVNSVNPDRIEGQKTGAFEIVDALGDAPDIHVLPVGNAGNITAYWKGYREYAGLDAGEAHGAVATRTPVMWGFQAAGAAPIVRGFPIDQPETIATAIRIGNPASWQQAEDARDVSGGLIEAVTDEQILAAHRVLSAEVGVFVEPASAAGVAGLLMLAEQGRVPAGARIAITVTGHGLKDPQWALRTPEGHDVEPVRVSADVVSIASALGLD; this is encoded by the coding sequence ATGGCCCACCAGTGGCGCGGCGTCATCGCCGAGTACGCCGACCGACTGCCCGCCCACGTCCAGGAGACGGTCGTCACGCTGGGGGAGGGCGGCACGCCCCTGATCCCGGCCCCGGCGCTGTCCGAGCGCTCGGGCGCGGACGTGTACGTGAAGTTCGAGGGCATGAACCCCACGGGCTCCTTCAAGGACCGCGGCATGACGACCGCGATCTCCGCGTCGGCCGCGCGCGGCGCGAAGGCGGTCGTGTGCGCGTCGACGGGCAACACGTCCGCGTCCGCCGCCGCGTACGCCACGCGCGCCGGCATGGTGTGCGCGGTGCTCGTGCCCGACGGCAAGATCGCCATGGGCAAGCTCTCCCAGGCGATCGCGCACGGGGCCAGGCTCCTGCAGGTGGACGGCAACTTCGACGACTGCCTCGTCGCCGCACGCAAGCTGGCCGAGGCCTACCCCGTGGACCTCGTGAACTCCGTCAACCCCGACCGGATCGAGGGCCAGAAGACGGGTGCGTTCGAGATCGTCGACGCGCTCGGCGACGCCCCCGACATCCACGTGCTGCCCGTCGGGAACGCCGGCAACATCACCGCGTACTGGAAGGGCTACCGCGAGTACGCGGGCCTCGACGCGGGCGAGGCGCACGGTGCCGTCGCGACCCGGACGCCGGTCATGTGGGGCTTCCAGGCGGCGGGTGCCGCGCCGATCGTCCGGGGCTTCCCGATCGACCAGCCGGAGACGATCGCGACCGCGATCCGGATCGGCAACCCCGCGTCGTGGCAGCAGGCCGAGGACGCGCGCGACGTGTCGGGCGGCCTGATCGAGGCCGTCACCGACGAGCAGATCCTCGCCGCGCACCGCGTGCTGTCCGCGGAGGTCGGCGTCTTCGTCGAGCCGGCGTCGGCCGCCGGTGTCGCGGGCCTGCTCATGCTCGCCGAGCAGGGCCGGGTGCCCGCGGGCGCCCGGATCGCGATCACGGTGACAGGGCACGGCCTCAAGGACCCGCAGTGGGCGCTCAGGACGCCCGAGGGCCACGACGTCGAGCCCGTACGGGTGTCCGCGGACGTCGTGTCCATCGCGTCCGCGCTCGGCCTGGACTGA
- a CDS encoding META domain-containing protein produces MRRFVACGPVLVLVAGLLGACGDPDPGAVGTWGEQGEGEPQLVIADDGTVSGTDGCNQLNGEWSQDDEGTVRFEPFASTQMACEGVDTWLTDAAWAEVDGDELVLHDTDDEQIGSLARAS; encoded by the coding sequence ATGAGGCGGTTCGTCGCGTGCGGCCCTGTCCTGGTTCTCGTCGCCGGCCTGCTCGGCGCGTGCGGGGACCCGGACCCCGGCGCGGTCGGCACCTGGGGCGAGCAGGGCGAGGGCGAGCCGCAGCTCGTGATCGCCGACGACGGCACCGTCTCCGGGACGGACGGGTGCAACCAGCTCAACGGCGAGTGGTCGCAGGACGACGAGGGCACGGTCCGCTTCGAGCCCTTCGCCTCGACGCAGATGGCCTGCGAGGGCGTCGACACGTGGCTGACCGACGCGGCGTGGGCCGAGGTCGACGGCGACGAGCTCGTGCTGCACGACACCGACGACGAGCAGATCGGCTCGCTCGCGCGCGCCTCCTGA
- a CDS encoding TfoX/Sxy family protein, which translates to MVDEVLVGRVRELVGARVPVEERRMFGGVAFLVGGHMAVGVSGKQGGLMVRVPPEETPSLLAEPGTRPFEMRGRGLAGWLLVEPGAVADDDELDRWVDAGVAHARSLPPKE; encoded by the coding sequence GTGGTCGACGAGGTGCTGGTCGGGCGCGTGCGGGAGCTCGTGGGGGCGCGGGTCCCCGTCGAGGAGCGCCGGATGTTCGGCGGGGTGGCGTTCCTCGTCGGCGGTCACATGGCCGTCGGCGTGAGCGGCAAGCAGGGCGGGCTCATGGTCCGGGTGCCGCCGGAGGAGACGCCGTCGCTGCTCGCGGAGCCGGGCACCCGGCCGTTCGAGATGCGCGGGCGCGGCCTGGCGGGCTGGCTGCTCGTCGAGCCGGGCGCGGTCGCGGACGACGACGAGCTGGACCGGTGGGTCGACGCGGGAGTCGCGCACGCGCGCTCGCTGCCGCCCAAGGAGTAG